The window GATCCAATAATATGCCCTCTCCAATTCTGGAAGCTGCCCAGTGAATGAAAAAGGTCAAATATTAGGCTTACAAGCAGTCAGAAACAATATCTTCATTATTTGATATGAATAAAAAGGCGCAAAACATCTTCCAAGAATAAATTCCTCAAGAAGTATGATTTATCAACAATTGCTTTTGCAGCAATGGAACATTAATATACTGCCTGAATATGCTAACATGCTTTCTagataatttcaaacaaaagtATATCTCTCTCTTAAGTAAAATTTCCCACCCTGATTTTTCCAGAATTAAGTAGCAGGGTATTGTAGAATACAATGACATGGAAcatgcaataaataaatatataaacataccTGGATGTATGTCAATGCCAAAAACCTGGACAGAGTAATTGTGAAattatgagaagaaaaaaagaaaacaccacCCCATaagaaaaatggaaagaaaagaatagtACAGATTATCTTCCAACTACCTCGCTGATTCGGCTTTGCAATGCCAAGGCCAGTACTGTCCGTCCTTGGTTCCACAAAACATGTGCTACTCTATAGGATTGCAGGGAATGGTATCCCTGTAAAAGAAACATGACATGCCACATGATGCTTGTATTGCCTATTTCAATTCAAACACTTTACTTTCACATCAGTGCATAAACTAGGTCTTTGACAGATTAAGGGTGAACACATACTACCCTTGTTTCCCAACTCccaaaaaagaaatatgatCAACGGAAAAGCTTTAGCACAGCAGtaccacttgcagcatcaaagcatgaaaaaagtaattacctTGAGATACAATAGAGCAGAACAATATGACAAACAGGCAGGATCTCGGTCTTTAAATGCCTAGGGGAAGGAAGATTTTCAACGTTAAGATAAGATTCTTTATTCTTGTCAATCAAACACTGTGAGCATAGGCATGTATTCAGAGAATTTGATAAGTTACCTGCATATCTAGGCGAATAGAATGCTGAATACCTCTATCCTTCATTATTACATTAGAAATTGTATCCAATAATTGGGTTGCCAATAGAGTAGGATTTTGCAGCCGATTTGCGAGAACAAATGCCAATGCTTGCTCTAGGCAATCATGCGACAAAATACTAGCATATAAAAAGCTACTCAAAATCGGTTCTTTTTCCGCCTGCAGTGTTTTATTGCATATATATAAGTACTCAGTAGGAGCTTTTACTTTCGGGAAGAAAATGCTATTGCTGGAcctcaaaataaaacatattacaTATTCATCCAACAAAAAATTCTTGAGTACAGCACAAACAGCAGCGGCGAGGAATTCCTTGTCTCCATGaataatcacaaaaataaaatctttactGGGCATATTCTCCAAGGCTCCATTGAATTCTAAAATAACGCAAAGATAACTGAAACAAACACAATTTcccaaaattgataaaaattgttTCAATCCTTAATCTTTAAGGCAATCTCTCGTGTTCTCTCAATTTCTTCCACCGATCTTACGAAGCAACTAAATCATCATTGCACTTAACAATAATTTAGACAGCTTAGAAACCAAAAATTAAAGACTCTCCCACTTAGAAATACCAAAGCTCAAGCTTTTACTAAGGATATGTGAAAGTTCAATATCCATTTTCAGACTTAACAAGCCAGTATCAAGATTAAGCATTTTCCAGTCTAATCCACTATCCAGCCACACAAGAATTTAAcataattaatgataataataaaaaagaaataactttGAAACTGAACGCCAATAACCCGCCAAGAAAAAATCgttgaagaatcaaaagaaacGAGTATTATGAATAAACCGGGGGGGTGGGGTTACCTCTATCTTAGCCTCTTCTCTAACAGCATCCCAGATGGGGTCTCTGGAATCAGCCGGCAATAAAACAGGGTCTGATTCAGGCTTCAAAAACCCCATCGCATAAACAGGAAAAACCTTCTCGAAGGGAAAATTTGTAGAGTCTGAAGCAAAAGAATTTGTGGTTTCCTCTTCCTTCACTccatcttcttttccttcttcgATAGATAATCGTTTAGATAGCATTGATGAAACCCAACTCTCATCGCTCAGACAAGCCATGGGAGAAGGAGTCGAAGCTGAAATCTAAACAAAgggttgtagtttttttttgagataaatgaatgaaagaaaGGATTTATTgaagggaaaataaaaataatgagacgTTGAATGGAAGACAAGTGGAGTAACAGTGGCCCTTTCAGCAGCCACCGAGTTGCTTTTTTATGAAGTTGtttacttgttttgttttgtctcGTGTTAGAGGGGGGGAGGTTTTATGTCTGGTAATGGAAAAGAGGAGATGGTTAATTGGTTATTATGGTCCATTAATGACATGTGATGTTCTGTTGATCATCACATGTGGTGGTTGTTTTTTGCAGGCCAGCCAAGGATTCTGGCTTTTGTGTGTAAATCCATTAAACACCTCTCTCTAATTTAAAACCAatgttactttttttctttttctttttttgcttctgGGATTAGGGTATTGACTGGCTATCTTCGTCTTGggttcagtatttttttttagcaaaaataaataaatataaaggtttttactttttacaattcattttttgacatgaaaaaatcGGAGGtgtaattctaaaaatttatacaatcattcaattaaataaattaaaaattatttgtgtcaataaatatatatatatatatatatataaatcattaacaataattaaagactaaattaaaaaaaaacgataaatagatataaattaaagtattCAACCTCACACCATATACTATCTATTTAgttatatttaatgattttgttattataataattttttattaaaataatagtagaaatacatatatatatataaaattgattgaataaaattaaaaaaaaaaacatcataaaagattgcacgcgcgcgcgcgcgcgcgcgcgcgcgcacacacacacacacacacacacacacacacatatatatatatatatatatatatatatatatatatatatatatatatatcattttatatgaaaaccaagaaaaaaccaaatgatATTTTACCAAAGAATAAACTAGAAAGTTGAGAGATATAAGTGAATGCAAATATTTGATCTTAAAACATGGATTGTAAACttatttgtatttaataacattgtttttttagaaccactgtattatttaataaaacaataaaaaaacataggaaagcaatttaataaaatcaaagagaaaaaaaaattaaaactacacAAAAAGATTGTCTCCTAGGatcctaaaaagaaattaaaagtgtaTTTGTAAACTAAGTAAAAACctaatcatattttattaaaagaacataaaattttataaaaacaaatgttcaataaaaattcatacactaaaagataaaattaaaagaagatataaaaaaacccaaaaaaaaaggcatgGGCTCACTCATCCAagttaagttaattttaaaaaataagcatgGGACGTGTCACCTGTTTCTTTCTATATCTTGACCACTATAAtaactgaaaaattaaaaaaattgatttttttaatctaaaatcttattttcaatctactttttacctaaaaaaattGACTCAAATACTATATATAGCTTGATAAAGTCATGTATTGCATCAAATAACCCAAAAGCTTTATGAACTCAGATATACCATTTTAGGCTTTGCTAAAGAGAAATAATACTTAGATGAGATTCTTATTGATaccaaaattaatgttttttagacTAAATCcgttttaactaaaaaaaaattttattacaaaaatcttatgactttctttcttttttctcaaactAAGAAttgtaaaagtaaaaaaaaaaaaataaagttatgtaGCACagttgaaattttgaaatattaaaggGCTGaatgtttataatttaaaaaagtatgatgaacaaattagaatttcttttctaattttttaaatgaacacCTTTTTTCTCCTTGTATTACACTTTGTCCTCTTTTGTTGCAATCATGACGCCCTTGGCATTACTGCAATAATAATTTTgggtataaaaaaaatgtaattaaaaaaaaataaattttaaaagttaaattattaaaaaaaattaatatggatTGCTGTAGTGTTTTATTGTTCTGTAAAGgtgagcaaaaataaaaatcaagaaaaataaaaaaaataatcaaaaaaatcaaactgaaaaaaaaataaccaattaaaaaaattaaaaaaatcaattcggttcggttttagttttaaaaatttgaaattgattaaaccaaaacaatttaaacaatactagatcaaattgaaaatcaaatataaatactaATTTTTATTCTCGGGCTGCCTTTTAAACACAAGcattccataattttttttttcaaataacccttcattttttttttcacttaactttttattttttaaaatctttctaaataaaataattaaaatgatattttttaaaaatgatcgtgtcatagttttaaaatgattttataacttttttttggtaatattaacaattattttacaaataactataaataaaacttgatttttttcataaattcaaATAGGAATATTtgagacattattttttttatttcttagttgAAAATTGTTGTATAGGTGATGATAAGTTTTTACATGGAAAACTAAacttctgataaaaaaaaaaaagaatttttcttaaaaaaaatgaatgaattgcAAAAAGAAAGTTTAGTGGAAaggaatatatttttctcttaaatttaaatcatcTGAAATCTcacaaatttctattttaattattttaagtttttattgaaaaaaccaagatgttgataaaaaaaaatgtccatgtgaaaaaaaatacataaataagaagataaaattttaattggctaaaaatattttttattttataatttaaatcattgaaattatttcaataattattttaacaataaaaaaattgaataaaaatgagCCCACGAtattccttgaaaaaaaaaaaacagcatccACCTGTATTTCAAGCTGGAAcctctaatttataattttttaaaaaatgctaagGTTTCGCTCTAATATTCTCTTGCAAATCTATTGGTTCTGGTACGGATGATTTGTCtgacaatatatataaattgatctgaaaacagaacaaaacaacCAATAAAAAGCATTGATATACAACCTGGCCCCACCCCAGAGGATGACTCAGCATAGGAATAGAGGTATGGGGTCATGGTTCAGTTTCAAATAGTTAAAATTTAGACCTGTAACTGGTTGAGTCAAATAAATTTAGGTGACTTCTCATAACTCGAGTaagaattgattattttttttatatatattttttaataaacttaaaaatataaaattaatttataaatacttaGTCGTAAATATTTCACTatacattatatttatataaattattttttaacttttttgatatggaatatatatatatatatatatttatttattttcacattaagtgttttttaactttttttttatatgggatAATTATATATAGAGTCCACATccaaattgtattatttttaaatttttttcatgtgatatAACTATATACAAGATTATATCTACATGAattatatcttgattttttcatgttggatgttaaaatatcatttttttttttggttaaatccAAGTCAATTCATGTGATCTGAAATTCAGGTTTTTTAACGgggccaataaaaaaattgaattattaaatatCTATGATAAAAGTTAAGAGGTTGAAAGAGCAAAAAGTTGAGGTGAGTGTATAAAAAAGTGGAGGGGTCAGGTGGGAAGGAGAATTAGAAGGGCAATGGCCTTGTACATGCCCAAATACCCGGCTAGAGACATCCTCAATTATTTGACCTTGCGAATCATTGCTTCTGAGATCACATACGCGTCTGCTGCTTGCTTTCCTGTCGTATCATATCACTTTGTGAGTGCTCTCTGGTTCCCATTTGGTACggtggtattttttaaaaataacttttaatttataatgcaTTAATCagtatttctttttcaaatcttTTCATACTCACCccttaaaattgtaaaataatatctaaaaatattaatttcaaataaaaaatatccttgAATCTATCGTAATGTTAAACAATTACTTTGTCTTTACGGGGGAGGATGTTAGATGTGAACGTGCTTGAAGGGAATATTCTTTTGGATGTCGTGAAAAGCATGCATCCAATGTCGAGTCCTCGTGGCTGCTCATCAATCTCATCGAGCCATGCAATGCAATGATTACTTTAACGGTATCCCTGATCTTTACATCTAGGTAGCATTTGATTACcgtgagggaaaaaaaaacagttgagataaaaatgaagttttattAAAGATAcgtgaataaaaatataaaaataaatatatttttaaaatttattacgagttaatttagattaataaaaaataaaaaaaattattgttgtaattttaaatttaatttaagagtCAATCTTGGATAAAATTCAGATCACGAGTGAGGTTGATTATTGAACCGtatcaatacaaaaaaaatagccactattataattttaaaatctgaatTAGAGGTTAACTCGGGATAAGACACATGTCATATGTTAGGAGGGTCAATTCAGGTTGACCCGAGttagtataaaataaaagtgtttttcatcaaagttttaaaacttgatacAAGGTCAATTCGATGCATAGCTTGGGTTAGGAATCAGAAAAGTTAACCGAGGACAACATGAGCcagtacaataataaaaattattattattatagtttgaaaatttgacttaaaaattGACAAAGGAAAGACCCAGAGCATAGTCCAAGAGGGTCAACACGAGTTAACTTGAATCAACAtgtggataaaaataattattattatagttttaaaactcaattcgaTAGTCAACCCGGTATAAGGTTCAGGTCACTAATAAGGAGGGTCAACCTggctgacaaaaaaaataatcaagcaaCCTTGTTCTAACCAaatttttttccccaaaaaaTCAACAAACTTTTAACCCGTGTTTTATCCCGGATTGAACTGTTTTTGATCAAGTCATATCATGTTAATCattctttttctcttaaaattagaCCAGTTAGAGCTATGGTTCAACCAATCAAGCAAGTCTTGCTTTTATAAcataattattacaatattattaattccaatacttaatataaactaaagtaaaagaataatatctaattattttaaaaatataaaattttgacaataatacatattaaaggtaaattttttttatattttattctgttTTGTCCATCATAACCAAATATGATACAAAGATAATCACTTTATTTTTGTACATTACTGCCAAATATAATTATGTTTCCATCTCATTTTTTATCTTGTCTTTTTTGTCTCCATTTCTTATGTACAGATAATAACCAAACGCCAACTTAACTTAATGTGTGTTCAAGATTATGgtgtaaagtgtttttttaaataatttttcacttgaaaatacattaaaataaattattttcgtatatttttttaaatttttaactttaacacatcaaaactacaagaaaatactaaaaacaaaattaatttaatattttttcaaataatttttttttaaaaaaattaaaaaacagatgCACTTCCAAATACACCCATAATCATTATTAAACATGGAACTTTACTAATAAATATTGCACGGTGCCCATGGGACCGATCCTACCTTTAATCGTGCCAATATAATGAGTAATGACCATCAATTTTTGTACTGGTCGGCTCACCAAAACTAATAATTGGTTGTAAGGTGTCACGAAGAcaactttaatatttagggttgttttcaaaaaaaaaattaaaatttcttttttaaaattaatatttttaattattttaatgtattgaaataaataataatttaaaaaaataaaaaaatatcatcttaatatatttctaaacaaaatatattttaaatcataaccactgtatattatttataaacagGGGCAGAACTACGAGGAGGTAAGAGGCTGAcctgcaaaatattttattatttagcatTTAAATATGgaattgtataatattttttattttaaataaataaatattttaataatatatattgctATATTAATTTGGATATTTCCAACCCTACTTATAAGCAGCGCCTCCCGTTAAGCAGGTCCCACATCTTCGCCCGTCTATTGGCAGCGCTGAAACGAGCATTTGTTTTTtcgttaaaaaaagaaagacataACACGGCTAAGCCCGAATGGTCCCACCGTTTGGCGTTCGGTGCCATAAAAAACAACACGTCACAATAGTATTTTACAAGCACACccatattatttaagaaaataaaataaaaatagtagcaAAACTAGATAGGTACTCTGCCTTGCGTGACGTCACGGCCGATCAATTATTTTAGGAATTTAAACCGGAGAATTATGGGTTTTGTAATAACAGAACAAGTGTTATTAGATGTTCTCTGTCAGAAAGATAAATCATAGTTCTTTTCATTCCaaaattgttgttgctgttgatgTTGCTAACGATGACATTCATATAATGCTGATTCTAAAACAAAAACCCCGCTACAAGTAgggtgaatttatttttttatttttttattacaggtaactaaaaaaaaactacgtaTATAAtcgaaaattttaaaataaaaaaaggcaatAATTTACCCGACGCATTAGTTACCAGGACTCCGTtccgaagaagaagaaaatctgaGCCAACCTTCGGTTTTATTGAccataactaaaaattaaattaaattaaagtatgGAACGACTCAGTCGCTGAGGGACTCACctctctcctcctcctcaaTTTAATTCCCCCGACACATTTATGCCAATTTGCACCTCTGAGTAATCATTCAATACCAAAAACCCCTCCCTAAACCCGACCCGAACCCATGGCGAGACGCTCCTTACCCCTTCTTAAACACCTCCTGtcccccccctccccctccaCCACCCCCACCCTCCGCCGATCCGTCACCTATATGCCACGCCCTGGCGACGGGGAACCACGACCGGTAACCTTGATCCCCGGCGATGGAATCGGCCCTTTAGTCACCAACGCCGTCGAACAAGTCATGGAAGCAATGCACGCGCCAGTATATTTCGAGAAATACGAGGTCCATGGCGACATGATGAGAGTGCCATCGGAAGTGATGGAATcgatcaagaaaaacaaagtctGCTTGAAAGGAGGTTTGACGACGCCTATGGGAGGAGGAGTTAGTTCATTGAACTTGCAATTGAGGAAGGAGTTGGATTTGTATGCGTCGCTGGTGAACTGTTTTAATCTGCAAGGGTTGCCTACGCGACACCAaaatgttgatattgttgttattaGGGAGAATACGGAGGGGGAGTATGCCGGCTTGGAGCATGAAGTGGTTCCTGGTGTTGTTGAGAGTCTCAAGGTAtttccttttacttttctttttttaattgtttgggTCCCACATAGAGTGCCAAATGACGGGGTCGAAGATTCTGGATGATTTGGAATTAAATATGATTGAATATATTGTTGCTGCTAATGTGATTATGGTTAAACTTTGGGATTTCGTGTGCTTTGCTATTACGTTGaagagtgttttttaatttaaaatgttttgatgatattttttcagatttgtattttcatcttttacaccagcatattaaattattaaaaaataataatctgaaAAGTATCAATTGAATGCGCGAAAAGCATGTTGTATCGGAAAAATAAACACCAACACAAATATATGTAAGTATTATTGTGGTTTGTGTTTTGATCGATTTTAGGGTGTTTGTGGGTCCCACAGAGGCTCCAAATCATGGGTGGAAAACTGAAATCTGGATGAATTggtgttaattattattgaatatttttttttgttaatgagaTTATGGTTAAATCCTGGGAATATGGAATTTTGGGTTGTGAGTTTTGAAATATGAATGAAACTGGGGTGATTAATTATGATTGAAGCAGAATTGAAATACATTAACGAAAAATACCTTGTTATCCCATAATATCGTTTTaactatgtagtttttttttattaaatctggaCTGCATGATTATTTACAGAGCTAGTTTTCCCTTTACCTCGTCCAATTTTGCATTTTTAGGGATTATTTTTGCATCTCATACTTACTAATTTGATAGGTGATAACAAAGTTCTGCTCAGAGCGCATTGCAAAATATGCTTTTGAGTATGCTTACCTGAATAACCGGAAGAAAGTGACCGCTGTGCACAAAGCAAACATTATGAAGCTCGCAGATGGTTTGTTCTTGGAATCTTGTAGGGAAGTTGCTACAAAATATCCTGGAATCAAATACAATGAAATTATCGTGGACAATTGCTGCATGCAACTTGTCTCGAAGCCTGAGCAATTTGATGTCATGGTATGGAATAAGCACCTGGAAAATTCTATATGTGACTTGCCTAGCTATTTCTAATCAATTGCTGTTGATACTATAGCATCAACTGCATTACATCTGTTCACTTGCTTTCCGAGATTTGATTAACTGTTCTGAtctactttatttttgttttattacatCTTCTAGTTAATACAATGCTGTTtggttttgagttttctttttaatttttttttcccgacTTAAGATTTTCAATTTAGATATCTAGTTTATAAACTTAGTTTTGTCTCCTGCGTCAACAAGTCTTGGATCTTTGGAGGCAACAGCAACAGTGACATTTTACCTTTATCACAAGTTATATATAAGAAGAATATCCTTCTTGGTTGTTGCTGTCAGTAATCAATAGTGGTCTGTGAAGCTCTGCTAGCTCTTCTTTCAAATCTCAATACTTTTCagttttccctttccttttctgaAATAGTAATGGGGAAATAGATAACAATGGAGCATTCTTTAGCTGATACCACTGGATTTACAATTTGCAGGTGACGCCTAATCTTTATGGCAATCTCGTTGCAAATACAGCTGCAGGTATTGCTGGTGGCTCTGGAGTCATGCCAGGAGGTAATTTGTCGATATATTTTGCCTCCTAACTTATTACTTTATTGTAGTTTTATGTGCTGTTGGAATAACTGATGATAGAAAACACACAAGAAGTAGGTGATTGTGAAGCCAACTTGATGAATGATTATCATAGGTTTTCCTGATCTAATGTCTACTTCAAGGTCATGAGCTCATCCAAATGGATTGCTTTAAGCCACCTTAACATTGCTTGCTTTGCGAAATATTTGATAGAGGATCTCAACTAGGACAACATATATGAAAATAGGTGCTCTTTGCTGTGTAAAAAGTTTGGTGTTGGTGAATTTTAGTTGGTTTCTGCTTTTTTAAATTACCAGATAGCATTTGTGGATATAAAGTCAACACAATACttgtattcttttgattataaaaTGAAAGGTTCATCTCGTGGCACTGGCTCCTTTGAGAGCCCAGTAGTGTTGGAGCATTTCAACGGGAGATTTGAGGTCATGAATTGAGCTATCAGTCTATTGGGAATTCAGGACAGCAGTTAATGGCCCAtggtggaattttttttattctgtagAATGTTGTGCTCAAAGTGACATTTGTGTGATAACCTTTGAACATTTGATGCTTCAAATGTTAAGATTATTCCCTACCAAGTCTGCTAATATGCCTAGATCTCTGGGTTGAATAAGTTTGCTGTTCACCAATCCTGGGTATCTTATGTCTTTGATGTAAAACTAGATGTTCACAACATCAGCACTCCTCTCCATAGCTAAATCCGTTCACATGATAATAAAAGTCCGGTGAATATATCATATGTCTTTCATATGATGATGCTAGAGACAAGCGCTACTAGTTAGGCAAGCAGGCAAATGTTTATAGATGCACTGTAAAATTCTAATCCTTGGTGTGAATTTGGATCATTGTTTGCCTTCATTCATTTTAAAACATCTCTTTGGTTCTTAAACCACCCACCCCCCTCTCCTCCCTCtacataagaaaagaaagttgGAGGAGAAAATTAATTCTTAGAAACATTTTGTTCCACTTGCCCAAAGTTGTCTTTTTACATTCAGAATCACTGGGAATGCTAAGAATGAGAATTATTGTTGCAGGCAATGTTGGGGCTGATCATGCTATATTTGAGCAAGGTGCTTCAGCAGGAAATGTAGGAAATGAGAAACTATTGGAACAGAAGACAGCAAACCCAGTTGCGGTGCTTCTCTCTTCTGCCATGATGCTAAGACATCTCCAGTTCCCTTCTTTTGCTGATCGATTAGAAACTGCAGTCAAACAGGTAATCTCAGAGGGCCGTTACCGAACAAAAGATCTAGGAGGATCCAGCACCACCCAAGAGGTTGTTGATGCAGTCATAGGCGCTTTAGACTGACTGGGTCGATACTCATTTAGCTGCTCCTCTCACTAAAAGATTTGCTGGTGCTGCTCAGAAGTTTCACCTTCCAGTATTCTTTCTCACGTGTCtacatttttggattttatgtcaaccacacacaagattttatctttaattccTTACGTTTAATAAATGTCAATCCCATATGATAAATGATGTTGCTATCTGAGTTATATACCTGTAAAGGCGAAAAGATGGTCAGATTCCTGAAGCCTAATTTGTATTATAATACCGTGGAAGTCATGGCAACATTCCAGGGAAATCGAATTTGAATATGGTTGTCTACCTTTTACACTGATAAAGACCACTCTGTATGTGTCATGGTTGCACAAGGTTTTGAAGAGCAATCAAATTTATGGATATATGCAAGAAGCAACCCTTTTCTTCCTTGTGGTATTATCTGTTGATTTGAGGAATTTGTTTCCTTAATTAGTATTTGATGTCTGCTGTGTATTTTGCATGTGGAATTCATTATGACTGCGCTGGCAGGGGTTTTGCTAGTATATGTGCGGATTGAGTTGCCTGCCTCAGTAGGGTCTCCTATCAATTGAGTTTGGTAACACAATTCATGTTCAAGAAACTCGTGAGAAAAATGGATTTTcgtgaaaatgaaaatatttttttgatctttttttaagcTTGCGTGCTGGCATAAAAAATGGACGAAGTATGTATCATCTTTATTCAACTAATTGGTGTATTGATCTCCATATTTTCACAAGAATTTACtgggttttttttggttgaaaaatgAAGTGTTTCATCGATCAAAATCAAGAGCTAGCTAGCCCCACTATACTAGCAAGAATGCTTATCAGATTGCATAAACAGCCATATCAACGTCCATTGTTTGCATATAGTAGAGAGAATAGGATTCAAAACAGCTTCTTCAAGAAGCTTGGATTTGCACACTCTACAACATGCTAGCTGGTATACTCAATTTCATTAATGCATCAGGAGAGATCCCGGCACTTCCATGATTCCTCGCATT is drawn from Populus nigra chromosome 5, ddPopNigr1.1, whole genome shotgun sequence and contains these coding sequences:
- the LOC133693504 gene encoding serine acetyltransferase 2-like translates to MACLSDESWVSSMLSKRLSIEEGKEDGVKEEETTNSFASDSTNFPFEKVFPVYAMGFLKPESDPVLLPADSRDPIWDAVREEAKIEAEKEPILSSFLYASILSHDCLEQALAFVLANRLQNPTLLATQLLDTISNVIMKDRGIQHSIRLDMQAFKDRDPACLSYCSALLYLKGYHSLQSYRVAHVLWNQGRTVLALALQSRISEVFGIDIHPASRIGEGILLDHGTGVVVGETAVIGNRVSLMHGVTLGGTGKEIGDRHPKVGDGALIGACVIILGNIKIGEGAMIAAGSLVLKDVPPHSMVAGTPAKVIGYMDEKDPSLTMNHDASKEFFEHVAVTFRDGRSNHN
- the LOC133695204 gene encoding isocitrate dehydrogenase [NAD] regulatory subunit 1, mitochondrial-like — translated: MARRSLPLLKHLLSPPSPSTTPTLRRSVTYMPRPGDGEPRPVTLIPGDGIGPLVTNAVEQVMEAMHAPVYFEKYEVHGDMMRVPSEVMESIKKNKVCLKGGLTTPMGGGVSSLNLQLRKELDLYASLVNCFNLQGLPTRHQNVDIVVIRENTEGEYAGLEHEVVPGVVESLKVITKFCSERIAKYAFEYAYLNNRKKVTAVHKANIMKLADGLFLESCREVATKYPGIKYNEIIVDNCCMQLVSKPEQFDVMVTPNLYGNLVANTAAGIAGGSGVMPGGNVGADHAIFEQGASAGNVGNEKLLEQKTANPVAVLLSSAMMLRHLQFPSFADRLETAVKQVISEGRYRTKDLGGSSTTQEVVDAVIGALD